The genomic DNA CCCTGCCTGCCGGGACCAGGTCGCTGAACGCAGTGAGGATGCGGCTGGTGTTGGTGTGCATGGCCGGCCAGACGCCGCTGCGGTTGTCGTCGCCGCTCCACTGCCCGCCGAGGGTCGATCCGCGCTCGAACAGCGTCGGCGCGAAGCCCTGCGCCAGCAACCACCGCGCCGTCACCAGGCCGCCGGGACCCGCCCCGATCACCGCCACCCGGTCGCTCATCTGTCGTATTGTGCCGCTTCGCCCGGGTGCTGCGGCCGATTCAGCTGCCGCGCATCAGGTCCGCACATTTCTCGGCCATCGCCATCACGGTGATGTTCGGATTCACCGCGGGCAGCTTCGGCATCGCCGAGGCGTCCACCACCCGCAGCCGTTGCACGCCCTTGACCCGCAGTTGCGGATCCAGCACCGCCGCAGGATCGTCGGGTGCACCCATCCTGGCGGTGGCGGCCGGGTGATACACGGTGTTGTGGGTCTTGTGCATGTAGTCGATCAGCTCGTCGTCGGTGACGGCCTCTGGGCCCGGTGCCAGCTCCCGCGCGATCCACGAGCGCAACGGGTCCTGATCGGCGATCCGGCGCGCCAGCCGGATACCCGCCAGCATCACCGTCTCGTCGTGGCCCTCGGCATCGGTGAAGTACCGCGGATCCACCTTCGCCCGATCGCGGAAGTCCCGGGACCGCAACCGCACCGTGCCGCGCGACTTGCCCTGTGTCACATTGGGTGTCAGGCAGAAACCGTTGTCGGTGGTCGGATAGCCCCACCGCAGGGTGTTCATGTCGAACGGCACACTGCCGTAGTGCATCATCAGGTCGGGCTGGGTCAATCCCTCGACGGTCGAGGCGAACAGCCCGATCTCCCACCACTGGGTGGAGGTCGTGACCATGGGCCGCGACGCCTCCCAGAACACCAGACCTTCCACATGGTCGTCGAGATTGGATCCCACCCCCGGGGAATCGACGCGCACCGGGATACCGAACTCCTGAAGGTGTTGCGCCGGACCGATTCCGGACAGCATCAGCAGTTTCGGGGTGTCGATGGCACCGGCGGTGAGCACCACCTCGCGGCGGGCGTGCACGGTGTCGTAGCCGGTGAGGTCGGGGCGGAGGTGTCGCACGCCGGTGGCGTTGCCGGCGCCGTCGAACAGCACCTCGCTGACCCACGACCCGGTACGGACCTGCAGGTTGGTGCGTGTCTCGAGGATGGGATGCAGGTAGGCGTGCGAGGTCGACATCCGGGTGCCGTCCTCGGCGGCGTTGATCTGGAACCAGCCGGCACCGTTGACCACCGTGGGTCCGCGGTTGAACTGCACCGTGGGCAGACCCACCTTGGCGGCGGACTCCAGCACCGCGACACCACACGGGTCGTCTGGCGGCACGTCGCGCAGCCGGACCGGCCCGTCGCGGCCGTGGTCACCGTCGGCGTCGTTGCGCTCCAGGCGTTTCACGTAGCGGCGCAGGTCGGTCCAGCCCGCGGCGCCCATGGCCTCCCAGTCCGCCAACCCTTCGGCCGGGGGCCAGAACGCGATGCAGGAGTTGTGCGATGAGCACCCGCCGAGAACCTTGGCCCGCGCGTGGCGCAGGAAGCTGTTGCCCTTCTCCTGCGGCTCCACCGGGTAGTCCCAGTCGTATCCGGAATCCAGCAGGTGCATCCAGTCTGCGAGCACCAGGATGTTGGGGTCGTCGACGTCGCTGGGCCCGGCTTCCACCAGGCACACGGTCACCGACGGGTCCTCTGACAGCCGTGCCGCCAGCACACATCCGGCGGTGCCGCCGCCGGCGATCACATAGTCGACCGTGATGTCTGCCATCAACGGTGATCGGTCTGTTCGCTGCGATGCGACTGCAGGCATCCGATGTGGTGGCGACCCTTGACGAAATACCAGAGCAGTCCGGCACCCACGATCACCCCGATGTAGACGAAGGCACCCCAGGTGTTGTACCAGGGCTCGCCGTACACCGCCGCCCGCGGCCAGGCCAGGTTGAGCGCCATCCCGGCGCCCCAGACCACGGCCACGGTGTTGACCGCCAGCCCCCACCGCCCCATCGTGAAATAGCCCTGGGTTTTCAGATCTGCTGGGGGCCACTGTCCCTGGAGGCGTTTCTTGAGCATCGGCCCGGTCACCATGAGATACGCCAGGTAGATCATGATGATCGCGATGGAGGTCAACACCGTGAAGATCTTGGGCTGACCGACGTTGATCAGCAGGATGATGACGGCGACGACGCCGATCACGACGGCGGGGACGATCGGCGTCTGTGACTTGGGGTTCACCGTAGCCAGCCGCTCCCCGAACGGCAGCGCGTTGTCGCGGGCCATCGCGAACGACAGCCGGATCGCCGCGGTATGCACGGCCAGCGTGCACACCGTCACCGCGATCACGATGCAGATCAGGAAGATGGTGCCCAGCGGCCCCCACATCACCTGCTCGACGATGTACTGCAGACCACCGCTGCTCTCTCCCAGCGCCGGGTCCTGAAGGTTGGGTGCGGCCATCACCGCGAACACCAGGATGGCGCCGCCGATCACGAAGGAAGCCAGGATCGCCCTGGCGATTGCCTTGGGCGCGGTACGCCGCGGGTCCACGGTCTCCTCACCCAGCGAGGCCGCGGTGTCGAACCCGTACATCACGTACCCCGAGGCCAACGACGCGATCAAGAACGCCCCCAGAAAGCCCATGCTCTCTTCGGTGCCGTACCCGTTGGTGGAGAAGAAGATATCGGGCCCGCGCTCGATGTTGATCCCCAGCAGGAAGGCGATCAGCACGGCGGCGATGAGTTCGATGAACACGCCTGCACTGTTGATCCTGGCCATCAGCTTCACGCCCACCGCGTTGACGATGGTGGTGAACGCGATCAGCACGCTGCCGAGCAGTACCGCGTTGGCCGCGTAGTCGTACTGGCCGGTGCCGTCGCCGATGATCTGGAAGCCGCTCCAGATCCGCGGCAAGTTCAGCTGGTAGGCCAGGGCCACTGCCGAGATGGTGACGATGGACGCGGTGAGCATCAGCCACCCGGCGGCCCATCCCACCAGCTTGCTGGCCAGCTTCTTCGACCAGTTGTACACCGATCCGGCGATGGGGTACTTGGCGGCCAGTTCCATGAAGCACAGGGCGACGGCCATCTGACCCACGAAGACCAGCGGCCACGACCACAGGTACGCGGGACCCGCTGTGCCGTAACCGAAGTAGAAGAGCTGGAAGGTGCCGGTGAGGATCGAGATGTAGCTGACGCCGGCTGCGAAGCTGGCGAACTTGCCGATGCTGCGGTCCAGCGATTCCCGGTAGCCGAAGTCGGCCATACCGTGGTCGTCTGACGATGTCGACGCCGATGTGGTCATGTCCTGCATTCCTTCGTGTTAGAACCAGCCCACTTCACCGGGCGCGGTGTTGGTCCAGATGTGTTTCAGTTCTTGGTATTCGGCCAGGCCGGTGGGTCCGAGTTCGCGGCCGTTGCCGGACCGTCCGAAGCCACCCCATTCGGCGGCCGCCGTGTAGACGCCGAAATCGTTGACCCAGACCGTGCCGTGCCGTAGCGCTCTGGCCACCCGCTCTGCGCGGGCGGTGTCGCCCGTGCGCACTCCGGCGGCCAGTCCGTAGGTGGTGTCGTTGCCCAGTTCGATGGCCTGCTCCTCGGAGGTGAATCGTTCGACGGTCAGGATGGGGCCGAAGGTCTCTTCGGTGACGATGCGCATGCCCCGGTCACAGCGGTCGAAGACCGTGGGCGGATAGAAGTACCCTGCCGCCAGCGCCGGATCGGTGGGCCGCTGCCCACCGGTCATCAGCACCGCACCTTCGGAGATGCCGAGTGCCACGTAGGCTTCCACCTTGTCGCGGTGCGCCGTCGACACCAGCGGGCCGGTCTGGCTGGCCGGGTCCAGCCCGTTACCGAAGCGGATCTTCTCGGCGCGGGCCACCACGGCGGCCACCAGGTCGTCGGCGATCGACTCCTCGACGATCAGCCTGGTGCCCGACGAGCAGACCTGTCCGGAGTGCAGGAACACCCCGGTCACCACGGCGTCGACGGCGCTGTCCCAGTCGGCGTCGGCGAACACCAGGTGCGGGTTCTTGCCGCCCAGTTCGAGCGCGACGCGGCTGACGTGGGGGGCCGCGGCCGCGGCGATCGAGGCCCCGGTGGAGGCCCCGCCGGTGAACGACACCATGTCGACGTCGGCGTTGTCCACCAGCGCGGCGCCGACGGCGGCACCGCTGCCCTGGATCAGGTTGAGCACGCCGGCAGGCACCCCCGCTTCGTGCGCCAGCCGCACCAGGGCGATGGTGCTCAGCGGTGTCACCTCGCTGGGTTTGGCCACCATGGTGCACCCGGCCGCCAGCGCAGGCGCGATCTTCCACACAATCTGCAGCAGCGGATAATTCCACGGGGCGATCAGCACACAGACACCAATCGGCTCCCGCACGACGCGACTCACAATCGCGGGGTTGCCCACGTCGACCAGCCGGTCGGACTGCACCGCCGCCAGCCGTGCGTAAAAGCGGAACACCGATACCACATCGTCGATGTCGATCTGGCTCTCGCGCAGCGTCTTTCCGGTGTCGAGTGTCTCGATGCGGGCGATCTCGTCGCGGTCACGCAGCAGCAGATCGGCGATGCGGTTGCACATTTCCGCGCGCTCGGCGACCGCGGTGGCCGACCAGGACGGGAAGGCGGCGCGGGCTGCGGACACCGCAGCTGCCGCGTCAGCCGGACCTGCCTCGGCCACCACCGCCACCACGCTGCCGTCAGCGGGATTGATCACCTCACGGGTCGCCCCGTCCGCGGCGTGGCGCCAGGTGCCGTCGATGAACAGGGCCGGCTGCACCCCGTCACTCATTGGCCGGCCTCCCCCAGGGCAGTTGTGACATCGGCTTGAGTCTCCGCCAGGAACGTTGCGTACTCGTCACCACTCATGAACCGCGTTGTGAACTGCCGCTGCTCGGCCAGCTGGGACCAGGTGGGGGTGGCGACCATCGTCGCCAGGGTGCGTCGCCAGTAGTCCACGGCGTACTGCGGCATACCCGGCGGACCGTAGAGCCCACGCCAGTTCGACAGGGTGACGTCGAAGCCGAGTTCACGTGCTGTCGGTGCGTCCAGACCCGGCAGCCGCTGTTCGGACAGGACAGCCAGCGGGATGAGCTGGCGGGTCCGCAGCTGGTCGATGACCTCGCTGACCCCGGCGATCGCCACCCCGATCTGGCCGTTGTGCAGAGCGTCGCTCTGTTCACCGCCGCCCTGCATGCTGACGTACCGGGTGGCGCCCGGATTGCCGCCGGCCGCGCGCACCAGCAGATCGAACGGGGCCTCGTCATCCGTGGCCGCGCCGACGACCACGCGTCCGGGGTCAGCCGCCGCTGTCTGCAGCAGGCCGCGCAGGTCGGCGAACTCGGAGCCGGGTTCGACGAACACCACGTAGTACTCCGTCATCAGGTTGGCGATCATCGTGACGTCTGTGTAGCCGTACTTCGATATGCCGCGCAGCTGGTTCATCATCATCGACAGGGACGTCACAGAAATCTGGTCATCACGGCCGGCGTACTGCTCCACCATCGTGGCCAGGAAGTCCGCGCCGATGTTGCCGGGGCGGTACTCCACAGGCAGCGGCACCTCGACCAGGCGTTCCTGTGTCAGGGTGTCCACCACGGCGCGGATGGTGAGGTCGAAACCGCTCCCCGGGTTGGCGCCCGCGGTCATGGTGACCGGGCCGGTGGGATACGGGACGGCTCTGGCAGGACCGGACTGCATTCCGGCGAGCACCAGCGCTCCGGTCAACACCGCCCCGACGACGGCCTTGATCTTCATGGATGTGTTGCTCCTCGCAGGTCGGCTGCTGTCCTCCAGAAGCTGTACACCCCGACCACCGTCGCTGTCCCGGAATCCAAGGAGCCGGGGCGGGCTTGTACCGTGGCGCGGGTGAACTTCTCCCGTGTGTGTACCTCGGCCGCCGTCGCGGCGCTGTCCGTGACCCTCGCCGCCTGCGGCTCCGATTCGGAACCTGCGGCGACCAGTGCGTCGTCCGTCGTCGACATGGCCACCACCACCGAGGCTGCCCCGCTGCCGGAGGCCAGCGGCTGCCCCACCGCGCCGCCGGCGGCGGATGTGGCGCCGCAGTGGTCCCTCCCGGGGGCCACCGGCAGCGTCTCGGTGACGGGATCCACCGACACCGCGGCGCCGGCGGTCACGGTGCAGGGTCCGTTCAGCGTGGCCGAGACGCAGGTGCACACCTTGGTGCCCGGCACCGGCCCTGTAATTGCGGACACCGCCACCGTGCTGGTCTGCTACATGGGTGTCAACGGGCGCGACGGCTCGGTGTTCGACAGCAGCTACGAGCGCGGCGCCCCGGTGGACTTCCCGCTGACCGGCGTGGTGACCGGCTTCCAAAAGGCCATTGCCGGGCAGACCGTCGGTTCCACCGTGGCTGTGGCGATGACGCCCGCCGACGGCTACCCCGAGGGACAACCCGCGGCGGGTATCCAGCCGGGTGATTCCTTGGTGTTCGCGATCAAGATCCTCGACGCGATGAACTGATCCTTCGGCCCCAAACCCCTTGTGTCGCTTCAGTATCTGGCGTCACCTTTTGAGCATTCCTGTCGGTGGTTCGAACTAGTGTTCGGGTCATGGGAACGTCAGCTGTCGCCGATCGGGAGGCGATGCTGGCTGCCCTGACCCAGATGGAAACCCTGACCGCCCGGATGAATCGGCTGTCGATCGACGCATTCTCCGATGCCGAGTTGTTGGCGCTGCAGCAGCGGCGTGAAGCCATCACCCGCGCGCAGCCGGTGCTCGATCACCGGGTATATCAAAGGATCACTTCCCAAAGCTCACCGATCTCCCTGGGCGCCAAGAATTACGCCGCGGTGTTGTCCCAGCGGCTGCGGATCTCCACCTCCGAGGCCCACCGCCGGCTGGATGAGGCGGCCTTGTTCGGGCCGCGGACCTCGCTGACCGGCGAGCCGATGGCACCCTCCATGCCCACCTTTGCGCGCGGTCAGGCGCAGGGGTTGATCGGCGCCGAGCACATCAAGCATGTGCGGTGGTTTTTCCGTGAGCTGCCCGGCTTCGTGGACTTCCAGACCCGGGCCAACGCCGAAGAACAACTGGCCCAGCATGCCTGCGAACTCGGGCCTGAGGCGTTCCGCACAGCCGCCGCGCACATGCTCTATCTGCTCAACCAAGACGGCGAGCTCTCCGATGAAGACCGTCAAGCCCTGGCCTACATCCGGGTCGGCAAGCAACGCCCCGACGGGATGCGGCCCTTCGAAGGCTTGTTGACCCCGGAGGCATGGGCCACCCTGGAGCCGCTGCTGGAGCGCAACGCCGCCCCAGGGATGTGCAACCCGGCTGATGAGAACCCCTGCCTCGACGGCGAACCCACCGAAGAGCAGATACGCAACGACACCCGCACCACCGGCAAACGGAATCACGATGCGCTGCTGGCGCTGTGCCAACGCTTGCTCACCAGAGCGACAGGCACTATCAACGGATTACCGGCGAACGTCGTGATCACCGTGAGTCTGACCGATCTGGAGAAGGGCACCGGCCACGGCCTGACTGCCGGCGGCACGCTGTTGCCGATCGCCGACGTGCTGAAATTCGCCGCCCACTCCCGGCCGTGGCTGGCGCTGTTCGACGGCAAAGGCCTGCCGCTGCATCTGGGCCGGGCCCGCCGGACCGCCACCCTCGCCCAGCGGTTGATGCTGCTGGCCAAACACCGGGGCTGCACCATGCCCGGGTGCACCGCCAGTGCGTACCGCTGCCAGGTGCATCACGCCAACCAGGATTGGAAGGACGGTGGGCGCACCGACATCGAGGACCTGACGTTGGCGTGCGGGCCGAACAATCGGATGGTGGAGACCACCGGATGGACCACAAGAAACCGTCCCGAGGATGGTGTCACCGAGTGGATCCCGCCGCCACACCTCGACTGCGGCCAGTCCCGCACCAACAACCTCCACCACCCGGAACGGATCATCGACCCCGGCGATGACCCGTGATCAACCCGCGTTACCTCATCTCCCGGTGATCAACCTTGTACGACGTCCGGTCACCGCGGTTGTACCGGAACCGCAGTTCGCGGATGCGGCCGTCGATGTCGAACATCAACGTCTCGCACAACAGAATCGGTGACCCGGGCGGCACGTGAAGCAGGCTGCTGGTCCGCGGATCACACGGCACCGCTTCCACGCTGTCCTCGGCATGGCTGTACTCGACCCCGAACCGCTCCCGGAAGATCAGCTCTCGCTCGCCATTGGGTCGCACCGTTGCGTAATCCACATCGGCGCTGACGTATCCGAGCCAGACGTGATGCGGCTCGCCGCGGACGGTGATCAGCCGCTCATGCATGAGCACATATTCCTCTTGGGTCTGCATGCGCCGCCGGATGTAGGGAGAGGCGGGAATGACCCGTTCGTCGAGCAGTTGCTCATCGAACACCTCGGTGGACGTCAGATCGGCGATCAGACCGGAGGTCTGCACCCGGGCCTCGGGATCCAGCTCATTCAGGGTGATCTGCACCATGGCCGAGGTGATGAAGGTGCCGCTACGCGGATTACGTTCCACCACGCCCTCGTCGGCCAGAAGTTGCAGCGCCACTCGCAGAGCGTTACGACTGGTCGACAGGGCCTGGACCAACTCGAACTCGACCAGTTGTGTTCCGGCGGGCAGGTAACCGGTCCGGATCGCCGAGCGCAGCAATTCGTACACCCGCCGCGATGAGGTCTGCAGCGGCGACGGAGCCGCCCGCAGTCCCTGCACAGCATTCACGGTGTGCAGCCTGTCACGGCCGCGCCAGGTTTGCAGGGCGGCGCTCATGACGATGCGCTTCGGAGCTTCAGCGGAATGCCCAGGTTGTCCCTGAGCGTCGTCGCGCTGCCGTAGCCGGTCTTGAACACTCCACGCTGCTGCAGGATCGGCACCACCTTCTCCACGAAGTCCACGACATTGCGCGGCATGAAGTTGATGATCGAGACCATGAAACCGACGTTGGGACCAGTCTCGGCGTGCAGGTCGCAGATCTGGTCGGCGATGTCGGTGGCGCTGCCGTAAAGCGTCGGCCCGCCCGCGATCATCGTCTCGCGGCCGAGCTGCTGGAACATCTGCTTGGTCAGCAGACCGCCGGGTCCGACCATCTCGGCCATCTTGGGCAGATACGCCGTCGATCCGTTGGCCGCTTCGATTGCCGCAGTGGCCTCCTCGATAGTGAAGGTGCCCGGCAGCGTGGAGAAGTCGAATCCGCTCTTGTGCGCCATGAAGACACCGCCGGCCTCCAACGGAACCGATTCGATCAGCTGTGCCTCGAGTTCCTTCGCGTGTTCGACGTTCTCACCCATCATCGGGTGCACCGGCCAGAGCACCTGGATCTCCTCCGGGGCCCGGCCCACGTCAGCAAGATGGCGGTCCAGCTCGGCGCGGAACGTCCTCATGCCCGCGGCCGAAGGACGGGACACGAACACGATGTCGGCGTTACGTGCGAACGATATGAGACCCCGTGGAGACGCACCGGCTTGGATGAGTGGCGGATGGTACTGGGGTGACGGCAGCATGTTCAGGGGACCCTTGACGTCGAAGAACTCGCCGTGATGGTCCAGATAGTGCACTTTGGCCGGGTCTGCGAACACGCCGGTTCCTGTGTCCAGCAGGATCGCCTCGGGTTCGACGCTACTCCACAGACCTTTGAGTACGTCGATGAACTCATCCGCGCGCTCGTAGCGTCGGTCGTGCTCCATCAGCTCGTCGAAGCCGAAGTTCGCGGCATCCGACCTGCGAGCCGAGGTCACGAGGTTTACCGCCATCCGTCCGCCTGTCACGTGATCGAGCGAAGAAACGTGCCGCGCAACGTAGTACGGGTGCATGTAGGTCGGTGAGAAGGTGAGGCCGAAACCGAGGTGTTGGGTCACCCGCGACATCAGGGCAATGGTGGGGCTCATGTCGTGGCGCGGCCACTGCAGGCCCCACGTGACCGCGGCGTCGATGCTGCCCTCCCAGGTATCGGGGATGCCGACACCGTCCCCGAAGAACACCATGTCGATGCAGCCACGCTCGGCCACGCGCGCGACATCCTCCCAGATGGCCGGGTGGGTGTAGTACGGGTAGTTCACCCACGAACCGGGGTTACGCCACGCCCCCTCGGTGTGGGTGAACGACAGATCGAGCGCCAGCTTGAGCGTGGGGGTCACGGCGGGAATCCTTCGGTTGCAGGTCAGTGGAACCGACCCCGAGTTCAGCCATCCGCCGTGTCAGCCGCGCAACACGCCGGAAAACTCTTGTTTGCGCCGCTTTCTCACACAACCTGACACTGCACCATCACTGCACAACAGCATCATTGAGGGCATCACTGCATCTGTTCCGCCACTGGGGACCGGCCACGGGCTGCCCGTTGCGCCGCGGCCAGCAGCTCGTCGCGGAACTCCGGATGGGCGATCGCCGCCAGCGCTTCACCGCGCTGCTGGACGGTTTTGCCTTCCAGCTCGGCGGCGCCGTACTCGGTGACGATGACGTCGACGTGGTGCCGCGGGGTGGTGATCACCGCACCGGGCCCGAACCAGGGCAGGATCCTCGACCGCAGTTCGCCGTCCCTGGTGAACGTCGACGGCAGACAGATCAGTGACCGGTCTGACAGCTCCAGGCCGGCGCCCGCCACAAAATCCTCCGCGCCGCCGATACCGCTGAATTGGTCACCATCGATGGTGTCGGCCACCACCTGTCCCTGCACGTCGACCGCAAGCGCACCATTGATGGAGACCATGTGGTGGTTGGCCGCGATGACCTCCGGGGAGTTGACGATCTCCACCGGAAGGAACACCACCTCGGTGTTGCCGTCCAACCAGGCGTACAACTCCGGCGATCCGAAGGCGAAGGTCGTCACACTGACCCCGGCGTAGATCCCTTTGTTCGTATTGGTGACTTTGCCGGCCCGGTGCAGTTGCATGCAGCCGTCTGTGAACATCTCGCTGTGCAGGCCGTACCCGCCACCGTCGCCCTCGGCGAGCTGGGTGGCGATCTGGCTGGGGATCGACCCGATCCCGGTCTGCAAGGTCGCCCCGGGTTCGATGAACCCCACCGCATGGCGCGCGATGGCGGTGTCGGCGTCGGTGGGCGGCGGCCCGGGCAGCGACAGCGGGGTGTCCGTGGAGCGCACCAGGATGTCGATCTCGTCGACGTGCACCGCGTGGCGGTGCTCCCCCGTCCCCACCGTGCGGGGATAGGCGTCCGACACCTCGACCACCAGAACCCGGTCGGGATCGGCTCCGGCACGGTGTAATTCGTCGATCGTGCCGCCGGCGTGCAGCGACAGCGAGCACCACCCCTGGTCATCCGGTGGCGCGGCGACCGTGCTCATCACCCTCGGCGCCTGCCGCTGCAGCAGCGGCCCGAAGCTCCGGAAATCGGCGGGCGTGAAGCCGATGTCGGCTCCACTGTCACGCAGCGCGCGCTCCAGGGGGCCGAAGAAGCCCGACAGATAGTGCACACCCGTCCGGCCGAACAACTCCGTGCCCACCGCCAGCAACGCGCCGTACACCCGCAAGTCGGTCCAGTCGTTGCGCTCACCGAGGGCGCGCAGGAACGCCGGCGGTTGCCCGGGTCCCAGCGGCAGCCCCAGGGTGTCGACGGTGTGCAGCCGCGCCGCAGCCTGCTGCGCGCTCAGTTCCTCCGGCATGGTCGCCACCCTGCCATGCCTCGGTCCCCGTCAGACGTCGACGCGCGTGAACCCGGTGCCTTCGTAGTGCGCGACGCAGGCCCGCCTGCGGACCTTGCCGCTGGTGGTGATCGGAATGGAGCCGGGAGCCACCAACACCAGATCGGCGGCCACCAGCCCGTGCGCATTGGAGATGGCCGAGGTGACCGCACGCCGCAGTTCGGCCACGTACTCGGCGACCTCCTCTGCGGTGTCCCCGCGCTTCTTGACCTCCATCACCACCACCAGCTGTTCCACGCCGTCCATCGCGACCGCGATGGCAGCGACCCGACCGCGGGTCAGCTCGGTCACCGTCGACTCGACATCGTCCGGTGCATGGTTGCGGCCACGGACGATGAGCAGGTCCTTGATCCGTCCGACGATGAAAAGCTCTCCGTCGCAGATGAATCCGAGATCACCGGTGCGCAACCACGGGCCCGATGGGGTGCCCGCGGCGGGATCGGTGATGGTGGCGCCGAACGTGCGCGCGGTCTCCTCGGGCTTGTGCCAGTAGCCGGCGCTGACGTTGTCGCCGTGCGCCCAGATCTCACCGGTGGTCCCGGGCGGACACTCACGCAGGGTGTCGGGATCGACGATCCGTAGCACGGGCGAAATCGCCGACAGCGGGGCTCCGTAGCTGATCAACGGCGTGCCGCCAGGTGCCGGGACCGGGTGCCCGGTGGTGAGGCTGTCCTGATCGAAGTGCACGGTCCTCGGGGGTTCACTCGGCGTGCGCGCCGCGAGATACAGAGTCGCTTCGGCCAGTCCGTACGAAGGCTGAATTACGTTGTCCCGCAGATTGAACCGGGCGAATCGCTCGCTGAACCGCGAGATGGTGGCCGGGTGCACCCGTTCCCCGCCACTCTGGATGAGCAGGACATCGCCGAGGTCCAGTCCGGCCATGTCCTCATCCGAGGTCTTCTTGGCGGCCACGTCGAAGGCGAAGTTCGGGGCCGAGGTGAACACGTTCGGGTGGCTGGCAGCCAATTGAAGCCAGCGTGCCGGTCGCTGCAGAAAGGACACCGGACTGGTCAACACGGTCGGAAAGCCGGCCACCACCGGGGTGCAGATTCCGATGATCAGGCCCAGATCGTGATAGAAGGGCAGCCACGACAGGATGGTGGGCGGGGTGATCAGACCGCCGTCGGCCAAAAAATCGGTGGTGATCTGTTGCAGGTTCGCCAGGACGTTCTGGTAGGAGATCATGACCCCGGCCGGTGCCCGCGTGGATCCCGAGGTGTACTGCAAGTAGGCCACCGACTGGATGTCGTCGGGCTCGACATCCGCCGCGCCGCCACGGACGGGGGCGTCCAGGTCCAGCGTGTCCACCTCGATCACCGCCAGGGTCGGCGCTTCGGTGACACTGTGGGCAACCGCTGATGCCACCGCGGAGGTCGTCAACACGGCGGCGGGGGTGGCGTCGCGCAGCACCGACTCGACCCGCTCGTCGGCGACGCCGCCGAACGGGACGGACAGCGGCACGGGGATCATGCCGGCCTGCAGGGCGCCGAGGAACCCGATGATGTACTCCAGGCCCTGGGGCGCCACGATCATCACCCGGTCACCGGGCACGGCGCAGTGTTGCAGTTCGCGCGCCACATTGCGAGCGCGCAGGTACAGCTGCGGCCACGTCAAGCTCAGCGGCACCCCCGCCCAATCCAGGTCGTAGTCGACGAAGGTCAGTGCCGTGTCGTCCGGCTGCAGGCTCGCGCGTTCACGCAGCAAGGCCGGGAAAGATGTCTCAACCGCCAGTGTCACGCGAAGGAAGTTACAGCAGCCGCGAAGGCTGCATCAGCGAAAACAGAACGAAAAGTGAAGTTCAGCCACTAATCTGCGTCTGCGTCAGTCACATAAGTGAATGGAAGATATGCACTGGGTCGGGGGACTCCAGCGCGTGA from Mycolicibacterium tokaiense includes the following:
- a CDS encoding AMP-binding protein yields the protein MTLAVETSFPALLRERASLQPDDTALTFVDYDLDWAGVPLSLTWPQLYLRARNVARELQHCAVPGDRVMIVAPQGLEYIIGFLGALQAGMIPVPLSVPFGGVADERVESVLRDATPAAVLTTSAVASAVAHSVTEAPTLAVIEVDTLDLDAPVRGGAADVEPDDIQSVAYLQYTSGSTRAPAGVMISYQNVLANLQQITTDFLADGGLITPPTILSWLPFYHDLGLIIGICTPVVAGFPTVLTSPVSFLQRPARWLQLAASHPNVFTSAPNFAFDVAAKKTSDEDMAGLDLGDVLLIQSGGERVHPATISRFSERFARFNLRDNVIQPSYGLAEATLYLAARTPSEPPRTVHFDQDSLTTGHPVPAPGGTPLISYGAPLSAISPVLRIVDPDTLRECPPGTTGEIWAHGDNVSAGYWHKPEETARTFGATITDPAAGTPSGPWLRTGDLGFICDGELFIVGRIKDLLIVRGRNHAPDDVESTVTELTRGRVAAIAVAMDGVEQLVVVMEVKKRGDTAEEVAEYVAELRRAVTSAISNAHGLVAADLVLVAPGSIPITTSGKVRRRACVAHYEGTGFTRVDV